Proteins encoded by one window of Geobacter sp. DSM 9736:
- a CDS encoding Lon protease family protein codes for MIADELKVPVERLRWECDPAHFDFQTTDDLPELEGTIGQKRAIKSIEFGLDIEDNGYNIYIAGEAGTGRTSSIKNILKKRAKNEARPSDWCYVHNFRVPDNPLALTLPPGRGRELETGMKDLLESIRNDIPKALDSKEYEMNKAHIIEKYQEKNGELFGALEAEAAAQGFALQRTVSGLVMVPQKEGHNFTQEEYEALSKEEQDRLEQQGKELTEKLNDVLRQVRENEKATKDELAQLDRDLGLSAVGHHIEPLQEKFAEFEKVVKYLEAVKEDILRNLEDFKPQQPAPQIAGIRLPRQEPSFERYEVNVFVDNREIKGAPVIFETNPTYNNLFGRIEHVMQMGGTATTNFTLIKPGALHRANGGYLIVDAREVLINPFAWDALKRCIRNGEIRIEDVLEQYRFMTVVSLKPEPIPLQAKVIMIGTPYIYYLLYYLEPDYRKFFKVKADFDSRIVRTPEIVKDYALFVATHCRGEKLLPFDRSGVATLLQYSARLVEDQEKLSSQFMELSDLIREASYWASKENSPIVNSGYVKRAIDEKTYRTNRVEERMQELFEEGTIYVDTAGAEVGQINGLSVMTVAEHMFGRPSRVTARIYMGRAGMVNIEREVKLSGPIHDKGVMILIGYLGGRYAGDKPLSFSASICFEQSYEGVEGDSASSTELYALLSALSGVPIRQGIAVTGSVNQLGKVQPIGGVNYKVEGFYQVCKAKGLTGDQGVMIPKSNERHLMLNDEVVDAIREGKFHVWSVETIDQGIELLTGVPAGERQADGSYPEGSINYLVDRRLRDLVEKMNKLSGPPEKEEKKEGEGEKPVRVRSGKKK; via the coding sequence ATGATTGCGGATGAATTGAAGGTACCCGTCGAGAGGCTGAGGTGGGAATGTGATCCTGCCCATTTCGACTTCCAAACAACGGATGACCTGCCCGAACTGGAGGGGACGATCGGCCAGAAGAGAGCCATCAAATCAATAGAGTTCGGTCTCGACATCGAGGACAACGGGTACAACATCTACATCGCCGGGGAAGCGGGTACTGGCCGGACATCGAGCATCAAGAACATCCTCAAGAAGCGGGCAAAGAACGAGGCGCGTCCCTCTGACTGGTGCTACGTGCATAATTTCAGGGTACCCGACAACCCGTTGGCGCTGACCCTCCCTCCCGGCAGAGGACGGGAGCTGGAAACCGGAATGAAGGACCTCCTGGAAAGCATCCGCAACGACATCCCGAAAGCCCTGGACAGCAAAGAATATGAGATGAACAAGGCGCACATCATAGAGAAGTACCAGGAGAAGAACGGGGAGCTTTTCGGTGCGCTGGAGGCTGAAGCGGCCGCTCAGGGCTTTGCCTTGCAGCGGACCGTATCCGGTCTGGTGATGGTGCCCCAGAAGGAGGGGCATAACTTTACACAGGAGGAGTATGAAGCACTGTCGAAGGAGGAGCAGGATCGGCTCGAACAGCAGGGTAAGGAACTGACAGAGAAGCTGAACGACGTACTGCGCCAGGTGCGGGAGAACGAAAAGGCGACGAAGGACGAGCTGGCTCAACTGGACAGGGATCTCGGCCTCTCCGCTGTCGGCCACCACATTGAGCCGCTCCAGGAGAAGTTCGCCGAGTTCGAGAAAGTGGTGAAGTACCTGGAGGCGGTGAAGGAGGATATTCTCCGCAACCTTGAGGACTTCAAGCCGCAGCAGCCTGCGCCGCAGATCGCGGGCATCCGGCTTCCCCGGCAGGAGCCTTCCTTCGAGCGGTATGAAGTGAACGTCTTCGTGGACAACCGCGAAATAAAGGGTGCCCCTGTCATCTTCGAGACGAATCCGACCTACAACAACCTGTTCGGCCGTATCGAGCACGTCATGCAGATGGGGGGTACCGCGACGACCAACTTCACGCTCATAAAACCGGGTGCGCTCCATCGGGCAAACGGCGGATACCTGATCGTAGACGCCCGGGAGGTGCTCATCAATCCCTTTGCATGGGACGCCCTCAAGCGCTGCATACGCAACGGCGAGATCAGGATCGAGGACGTCCTCGAACAGTACCGTTTCATGACCGTCGTATCGCTGAAGCCGGAGCCGATCCCCCTGCAGGCGAAGGTTATCATGATCGGGACTCCTTACATCTACTACCTTCTTTACTACCTGGAGCCCGACTACCGGAAGTTCTTCAAGGTGAAGGCCGATTTCGACAGCCGCATCGTCCGCACCCCCGAGATCGTGAAGGACTACGCCCTCTTCGTAGCAACCCATTGCAGGGGGGAAAAGCTCCTCCCCTTCGACCGGAGCGGCGTGGCCACGCTCCTTCAGTACTCTGCCCGTCTCGTCGAGGATCAGGAGAAGCTTTCGTCCCAGTTCATGGAGCTGTCCGACCTGATAAGGGAAGCGAGCTACTGGGCGAGTAAGGAGAACAGCCCCATAGTGAACAGCGGCTATGTCAAGCGCGCCATTGACGAGAAGACCTACCGCACGAACAGGGTCGAGGAGCGGATGCAGGAGCTCTTCGAGGAGGGAACCATATACGTCGATACCGCAGGCGCGGAGGTGGGGCAAATCAACGGCCTCTCCGTAATGACGGTGGCGGAACACATGTTTGGAAGGCCGTCACGTGTAACCGCACGCATCTACATGGGGCGCGCCGGGATGGTGAACATAGAGCGGGAGGTGAAGCTTTCCGGGCCGATACACGACAAGGGGGTAATGATTCTCATCGGTTACCTCGGGGGCAGGTATGCCGGCGACAAGCCCCTTTCCTTTTCCGCGTCTATCTGTTTCGAGCAGTCGTACGAGGGGGTCGAGGGGGACAGTGCCTCATCCACCGAGCTTTACGCCCTGCTGTCGGCCCTCTCCGGGGTCCCCATACGACAGGGCATCGCAGTTACCGGCAGCGTAAACCAGCTCGGGAAGGTGCAGCCTATCGGCGGAGTCAACTACAAGGTCGAGGGCTTTTACCAGGTTTGCAAGGCTAAGGGGCTCACGGGGGATCAGGGGGTGATGATCCCGAAGAGCAACGAGCGTCACCTGATGCTGAATGACGAGGTGGTCGATGCGATCAGGGAGGGGAAGTTTCACGTCTGGAGCGTGGAGACCATTGACCAGGGGATCGAGCTGCTGACGGGGGTTCCGGCCGGCGAGCGGCAGGCCGATGGCTCCTACCCGGAGGGAAGCATCAACTATCTTGTGGACAGGCGCCTGCGGGACCTTGTGGAGAAGATGAACAAACTTTCCGGTCCTCCGGAAAAGGAGGAAAAGAAAGAGGGGGAGGGTGAAAAGCCGGTGCGCGTCCGTTCAGGGAAAAAGAAATGA
- a CDS encoding glycosyltransferase translates to MMPLADPEVSIVIPILNEAENLRPLMEGLARQKDARMEVIFSDGGSGDGTPARARKLGEELSLEVDVVEGPPGRGGQLNRGAARARAKYLLFLHADSTFSDPNALRDGLSAISEESLAKGSSRVAGKFRLRFHRTEQDQQFGYYFYESKARLLRRECSHGDQGLLLPRSFFDEVGPFDQLFSMLAETRLADRVLDAGRLILLPGEIITSARRFEVEGLRQRQTVNALIMNFAAIKLHLFFRRLPDLYPAQHEARQLKVPLLLREVHRMLGELPLRERLTIWYATGSYVRRNAWQLAFACDAWRNRRRGIPPGSGMTPILDTYDRRIDRLADNPLSNIISLSLVWCWSHLSCTRLLRGRRNPHLP, encoded by the coding sequence ATGATGCCTCTCGCAGATCCTGAAGTTTCAATCGTGATCCCCATCCTGAACGAGGCGGAAAATCTTCGCCCACTGATGGAGGGCCTTGCCCGCCAGAAGGATGCCAGGATGGAGGTGATATTCAGCGACGGAGGTTCAGGAGACGGGACTCCCGCTCGTGCCCGGAAACTAGGAGAGGAGCTGTCGCTGGAAGTGGATGTGGTGGAGGGGCCGCCGGGGCGTGGAGGGCAGCTGAATCGTGGAGCGGCGAGAGCTCGCGCAAAATATCTTCTTTTCCTTCATGCCGACTCCACTTTCTCCGACCCGAACGCATTGCGTGACGGATTGAGCGCGATCAGTGAAGAATCCCTCGCCAAGGGTAGCAGCCGGGTAGCCGGGAAGTTCAGGCTTCGCTTCCACCGCACGGAGCAGGACCAACAGTTCGGCTACTACTTTTACGAAAGCAAGGCAAGACTGCTGCGCAGGGAATGCAGCCACGGAGACCAGGGGCTTTTGCTCCCGCGCTCTTTCTTCGATGAAGTGGGGCCGTTCGACCAGTTATTCTCCATGCTCGCCGAGACACGCCTGGCGGACAGGGTGCTCGATGCCGGAAGACTGATCCTGCTGCCGGGGGAAATAATCACCTCCGCCCGCCGCTTCGAGGTCGAGGGGTTGCGTCAACGCCAGACTGTAAACGCCCTCATCATGAACTTCGCCGCTATTAAACTGCACCTCTTCTTCCGCCGCCTTCCGGACCTCTACCCGGCACAGCACGAAGCTCGGCAGTTGAAGGTCCCCCTCCTGCTTCGGGAGGTCCACCGCATGCTAGGAGAGCTTCCCCTTCGAGAGCGGCTCACCATCTGGTATGCCACAGGTTCGTACGTACGCCGTAACGCATGGCAGCTGGCCTTTGCATGCGATGCGTGGCGGAACCGGCGGCGCGGCATTCCTCCCGGGTCAGGAATGACGCCGATCCTCGACACCTACGACCGGCGCATTGACCGCCTGGCAGACAACCCCCTTAGCAACATCATTTCCTTGTCTCTTGTATGGTGCTGGTCCCATCTCTCGTGCACCCGCCTACTCAGGGGCCGGCGGAACCCGCACCTACCTTGA
- a CDS encoding chromate transporter, translating to MKKQVSLKEIFRVFFIIGATGFGGGMAIVSLTERACVHEKEWLSHEEFMHGLAFGQLLGPFSLNVATFVGYFLRGVAGGIAAATGFILPSFCLITLLSVFYFRYQKLPQLQSALNGTNPVIIALIVVAALGMAKNHIRDRKSWAMSVTAFFAAAFLHVSGLTILVAALLWTLISEYARREHV from the coding sequence ATGAAAAAGCAGGTCAGCCTGAAGGAGATCTTTCGTGTCTTCTTCATCATCGGCGCCACCGGGTTCGGCGGCGGCATGGCCATCGTTTCGCTGACGGAGCGGGCATGCGTTCATGAAAAGGAGTGGCTGAGCCATGAGGAATTCATGCACGGCCTTGCTTTCGGACAGCTACTGGGGCCTTTTTCCCTCAATGTCGCCACCTTCGTCGGCTATTTCCTTCGCGGTGTGGCCGGGGGCATAGCCGCTGCTACAGGTTTCATCCTGCCGTCATTCTGCCTGATTACGCTCCTTTCGGTCTTCTATTTCAGGTACCAGAAATTGCCGCAGCTCCAATCGGCTCTCAATGGAACCAATCCCGTCATTATAGCCCTGATTGTAGTGGCGGCACTGGGCATGGCGAAGAACCACATCAGGGACAGGAAGTCATGGGCAATGTCGGTCACGGCGTTTTTTGCCGCTGCGTTTCTGCATGTGAGCGGGCTGACGATACTCGTGGCTGCCCTCCTCTGGACGCTGATAAGCGAGTATGCGAGAAGGGAGCATGTCTAG
- a CDS encoding chromate transporter: protein MAGLAGIAWTFLKIGMIFFGGGYVLVPLLHRLMVDEYGWLSLKEFLDGVALSQLTPGPLAMLATFSGFRAGGFAGGLVATIAIFLPCTLLMLAISSRYEKFRSMELIRKCLDGILPAVVGLVAAAAFNLGMTSLSAPPDFLLLFAGMALLQFTRISPMVVILGAGAIGYLFSF, encoded by the coding sequence GTGGCAGGGCTCGCGGGAATCGCATGGACTTTTCTCAAGATCGGCATGATCTTCTTCGGCGGGGGTTACGTCCTGGTGCCGCTGCTGCACCGCCTCATGGTGGACGAGTATGGCTGGCTTTCCCTCAAGGAGTTTCTGGACGGCGTCGCCCTTTCCCAGCTCACTCCCGGTCCTCTCGCCATGCTGGCTACCTTTTCCGGCTTCCGCGCCGGAGGCTTCGCCGGTGGGCTTGTCGCCACCATCGCTATCTTTCTCCCCTGCACCCTCCTCATGCTCGCTATCTCCAGCCGCTATGAGAAATTCCGCTCCATGGAGCTCATCCGGAAATGCCTTGATGGAATTCTGCCTGCTGTGGTGGGGCTCGTGGCTGCCGCGGCCTTCAATCTGGGAATGACTTCACTCTCGGCCCCGCCAGATTTCCTGCTCCTCTTCGCTGGAATGGCTCTTCTCCAGTTCACGAGAATCAGCCCCATGGTCGTCATCCTGGGGGCAGGGGCTATCGGTTACCTCTTCAGTTTCTGA
- a CDS encoding serine protein kinase: MTQKIWTLHDHLSAVKEGTRRFENAFQGVARMILEDEIEKVVVNGKTTYDFRIFRTGRKHTIGMYDEINSFVSFVKDAAEGGSSKEMAYVLVGEPGNGKTFFVELLCAKYRSFLSQDANRRYTFRFVNMDRLGHYGKIASIESQTYEDPMILAMNLYEDREESIRFLTEKAGFSDKDVENALENYRPMGACSGYIWNDIRVHADGDPEEMLKYVEIIPVPMSESLGTVTGKYPAKDKITSSAVDLLGEESIQRLLHITDTNNPYRFDLRRGALARVAGGGIHFSDEIFKNKKDLVQVYLGVIQNRAIEIDGFKWPIDTLIIATSNNSEFNRFLAEREEAPIVDRCRICYVSHNTNYRMQEGLTAYAIGSESKTTLLKESLHQDPNLNYAASTAVVLTRLPRSEKLTAIEMMKLAAGEVAGEKSIKTLAEVIDTLSQDPDITKRFGQKGLGHRNLGRAIQLLVENSETNEGRCMIAYDVFRTMERVILDYVVDQNDRAKFLEDLKIARGLYRERIMTEMFNAYMDEPYAIRKDVMNYVNMIIGIDAENLGPDRMWKYKDPQTGELRALKIDERYVKSVEERIGLKTEEQRESFRTSIRKIYGQKISMDPNYDFMDNLELVKAVTDVRLKSDIAGAGSLIGALANRTNEENQKLYDRMISTMLGKLGYCRTCAQKTIEYFCTQVDEG, from the coding sequence ATGACACAGAAAATTTGGACGCTGCATGACCATCTGTCGGCAGTAAAGGAAGGGACCCGGAGGTTCGAGAACGCTTTCCAGGGGGTCGCACGGATGATCCTTGAGGATGAAATCGAGAAGGTCGTGGTGAATGGAAAAACGACCTATGATTTCCGGATTTTCCGCACCGGGAGGAAGCACACCATCGGGATGTACGACGAGATCAACAGCTTCGTCTCCTTCGTGAAGGATGCGGCGGAAGGGGGCTCCTCCAAAGAGATGGCATACGTTCTCGTCGGCGAGCCGGGGAACGGGAAGACCTTCTTCGTCGAGCTTCTCTGCGCCAAGTACCGCAGCTTCCTCAGCCAGGATGCGAATCGCCGTTATACCTTCCGTTTCGTGAACATGGATCGGCTAGGGCACTACGGCAAGATCGCTTCCATCGAGTCACAGACCTACGAGGACCCGATGATTCTTGCCATGAACCTGTACGAGGACCGGGAGGAAAGCATACGTTTTCTGACGGAGAAAGCCGGCTTCAGCGACAAGGATGTCGAAAACGCTCTCGAAAACTACCGCCCCATGGGCGCCTGCAGCGGCTACATCTGGAACGACATCCGGGTCCATGCCGACGGCGATCCGGAGGAGATGCTCAAGTATGTCGAGATAATTCCGGTACCGATGAGCGAAAGCCTCGGCACCGTGACCGGAAAATACCCGGCGAAGGACAAGATAACGTCGTCGGCGGTGGACCTCCTGGGGGAGGAATCGATCCAGCGCCTGCTTCACATCACCGACACCAATAATCCGTATCGTTTCGACCTGCGGCGAGGCGCGCTCGCCCGCGTTGCCGGTGGCGGGATCCACTTCAGCGACGAGATCTTCAAGAACAAGAAGGACCTGGTCCAGGTCTACCTGGGCGTTATCCAGAACCGCGCCATCGAGATTGACGGCTTCAAGTGGCCAATCGACACGCTAATCATAGCCACCAGCAACAACTCCGAGTTCAACCGCTTCCTGGCCGAGCGGGAGGAGGCTCCCATAGTGGATCGCTGCCGCATCTGCTACGTCTCCCACAACACCAATTACCGGATGCAGGAGGGGCTTACCGCCTATGCCATCGGGAGCGAGTCGAAGACGACTCTCCTCAAGGAGTCGCTCCACCAGGACCCGAACCTCAACTATGCGGCATCCACCGCTGTGGTTCTTACCCGCCTCCCCCGCTCCGAAAAGCTCACCGCCATCGAAATGATGAAACTCGCAGCCGGGGAGGTGGCCGGGGAGAAGAGCATCAAGACACTCGCCGAGGTAATCGACACCCTGAGCCAGGACCCGGACATCACGAAGCGCTTCGGGCAGAAGGGGCTTGGGCACCGCAACCTCGGCCGGGCGATCCAGCTCCTGGTGGAGAACTCGGAAACAAATGAGGGGCGCTGCATGATCGCCTACGACGTCTTCAGGACAATGGAGCGGGTCATCCTCGACTATGTGGTCGACCAGAACGACCGGGCGAAATTCCTTGAGGATCTCAAGATCGCCCGCGGCCTCTACCGCGAGCGGATCATGACGGAGATGTTCAATGCATACATGGACGAGCCGTACGCCATCCGCAAGGACGTGATGAACTACGTCAACATGATTATCGGGATTGACGCCGAGAACCTCGGCCCCGACCGGATGTGGAAGTACAAGGACCCGCAGACCGGCGAGCTGCGGGCGCTCAAGATCGACGAGCGGTACGTGAAGAGCGTAGAAGAGCGGATCGGCCTCAAGACAGAGGAGCAGCGGGAATCGTTCCGTACCTCCATCCGGAAGATCTACGGGCAGAAGATCTCGATGGATCCCAATTACGACTTCATGGACAACCTCGAACTCGTCAAGGCTGTCACCGACGTCCGTCTCAAGTCCGACATTGCCGGGGCGGGGAGCCTCATCGGGGCGCTGGCGAACCGCACCAACGAGGAGAACCAGAAGCTGTATGACCGGATGATCAGCACCATGCTCGGTAAACTCGGCTACTGCCGCACGTGTGCGCAGAAGACGATCGAGTACTTCTGCACCCAGGTAGACGAAGGGTAG
- a CDS encoding DUF444 family protein has translation MADRMNRQNELYARLKERGLDPEREKRILAEFHDGRSHDLPPESGGGGFNPSPGSFYEQDDLKVLQDLSPYASYTACLKSLDELMERDRMREEDGFPRKIRIGRLVKPGKAGKEKVVIVPSTVEEKFYHDKVKPATEEESASGGSGEGREGEVIGEQPVRPQQGQGSGGAGQGGEESHDIESSAYDLGKILTEKFQLPNLKDKGKKRSLTRYNYDLTDKHRGFGQVLDKKATLRKIIESNISLGNLRDPDDIDPSGFLVAPNDRVYRILSREKDYESQAVVFFLRDYSGSMEGKVTDLVVTQHVMIYSWLLFQYAKQVETRFIVHDTEAKEVPDFYTYYNSRVAGGTQVSTAYKLVNDIVAKENLAADYNIYIFHGTDGDDWDSEGDASIPELKQMLNYANRVGITIAEHSYSRNTEVERYLKGSGLLKEKPNLLRLDVLGEDSEEPRLIEGIRKLMS, from the coding sequence ATGGCAGATAGAATGAACAGACAGAATGAATTGTACGCCCGGCTGAAGGAGCGGGGGCTCGATCCGGAGCGGGAGAAGAGGATTCTCGCCGAGTTCCACGACGGGCGCAGCCACGACCTCCCGCCGGAATCCGGGGGGGGCGGCTTCAACCCAAGTCCCGGCTCCTTTTACGAGCAGGACGACCTGAAGGTGCTTCAGGACCTGTCACCTTACGCAAGCTACACCGCCTGCCTCAAGTCACTGGACGAGCTGATGGAACGTGACCGGATGCGGGAGGAGGATGGCTTCCCCCGCAAGATCCGCATAGGCCGGCTGGTGAAGCCGGGCAAAGCGGGGAAGGAGAAGGTCGTGATCGTTCCCTCCACTGTGGAGGAGAAGTTCTATCACGACAAGGTGAAGCCGGCGACGGAGGAGGAAAGCGCTTCGGGAGGCAGCGGGGAAGGCCGGGAAGGGGAAGTCATCGGCGAACAGCCGGTGCGTCCTCAACAGGGTCAGGGAAGCGGCGGCGCGGGCCAGGGGGGTGAGGAATCCCACGATATCGAATCAAGCGCCTACGATCTGGGAAAGATACTCACCGAGAAATTCCAACTCCCCAACCTGAAGGACAAGGGGAAGAAACGCTCCCTTACCAGATATAACTACGACCTCACCGACAAGCACCGCGGCTTCGGGCAGGTTCTCGACAAGAAAGCGACGCTCCGCAAGATCATCGAGAGCAATATCAGCCTGGGGAACCTTCGCGATCCTGATGATATCGATCCCTCCGGATTTCTCGTGGCTCCCAACGATCGGGTCTACCGGATTCTTTCCCGGGAGAAGGACTATGAGTCGCAGGCAGTGGTCTTCTTCCTGCGTGACTATTCCGGCTCCATGGAAGGTAAGGTTACCGATCTTGTAGTCACCCAGCATGTCATGATCTACAGCTGGCTCCTTTTCCAGTATGCGAAGCAGGTGGAAACCCGCTTCATCGTCCATGACACGGAGGCGAAGGAGGTCCCCGATTTCTACACCTACTACAATTCACGTGTGGCGGGGGGGACTCAGGTATCGACAGCTTACAAGCTCGTGAACGATATCGTGGCAAAGGAGAATCTGGCTGCCGACTATAACATCTACATCTTTCACGGCACCGACGGCGACGACTGGGACAGCGAAGGTGATGCCTCGATCCCGGAGCTGAAGCAGATGCTCAACTACGCCAACCGGGTAGGCATCACAATCGCAGAGCACAGCTACAGCCGCAATACCGAAGTGGAGCGGTACCTGAAGGGCTCGGGGCTTCTCAAGGAGAAGCCGAATCTGCTCCGCCTCGACGTATTGGGAGAGGATTCCGAAGAGCCCCGCCTCATCGAGGGGATCAGGAAGCTGATGTCATAA
- a CDS encoding SpoVR family protein: MELINQHTKRIMEGCKERARKAGLRFQDETLEYIVTNRDMIELSPKVMIPTLYDYWVHDVEILKEKGMYELYPHNPYETVINTRPPISFYNDNNPDWLNVMIFYHVLAHIDFFQNNLFFRHTWDYDFTGQALSDKRLIAKLRGEHGRWVDYVIEFARGIDNLVGYHHELSELHRPEGKGVAKKLDYYFDVFLQSVRRVPVTEYIKEINRYNDCVKQFGKLGEKTFFADAERKYPELEALYLKNLDEKPVQRKDLLQFLMDHSEFLNRDANKWMKSVIEVVRKTSIFFQPQIRTKIMNEGWASYWHDTLFLADERILGHEVDYARINAGVTAMPRVGLNPYALGMRLFNYVEEAAEKGRYSFDFQRLANREARKQFDSGAGGGKEYIHRVRENMCDFTFIRTFIDQDFVDRHKLFVAGKRLNQQRMVWEYYVKSRKAEDYRQMVLDSLYHPPFIEVDPRRNIAGNLYLVHHFEGKPLVKDYIAATMRGIEFFWGGPVILETSEIVPPPQKERGDAAEGKEPEIHWQRVRYTMKDRKLEHEAAHESRSR; the protein is encoded by the coding sequence ATGGAACTTATCAACCAGCATACGAAAAGGATCATGGAGGGGTGCAAGGAGCGGGCTCGCAAGGCGGGACTCCGTTTTCAGGACGAGACCCTCGAATATATCGTTACAAACCGGGACATGATCGAGCTTTCACCGAAAGTGATGATCCCGACCCTCTACGACTACTGGGTCCACGACGTGGAGATCCTGAAGGAAAAGGGGATGTACGAGCTCTATCCCCATAACCCCTACGAGACGGTCATCAACACCCGTCCACCGATCTCCTTCTATAACGACAACAACCCGGACTGGCTCAACGTGATGATCTTCTATCACGTTCTCGCCCACATAGACTTCTTCCAGAACAACCTGTTCTTCCGGCATACATGGGATTACGACTTCACCGGGCAGGCCCTCTCGGACAAGCGGCTCATCGCCAAGCTCCGCGGGGAGCACGGCCGCTGGGTCGATTACGTCATCGAGTTCGCACGCGGTATCGACAACCTTGTCGGCTACCACCACGAGCTGTCCGAGCTGCACCGCCCTGAGGGGAAAGGGGTAGCAAAGAAGCTGGACTACTACTTCGACGTCTTTCTCCAATCGGTGAGACGGGTGCCGGTGACGGAATACATCAAGGAGATCAACCGCTACAACGACTGCGTCAAGCAGTTCGGCAAGCTCGGGGAGAAGACCTTCTTCGCCGACGCGGAACGGAAATACCCGGAGCTGGAGGCGCTCTACCTCAAGAATCTGGATGAAAAGCCGGTTCAGCGGAAGGACCTGCTCCAGTTCCTCATGGACCACTCGGAATTCCTCAACCGGGATGCAAACAAGTGGATGAAGTCAGTCATAGAGGTCGTCCGCAAAACCTCCATTTTCTTCCAGCCGCAGATCAGGACGAAGATCATGAACGAGGGGTGGGCCAGTTACTGGCACGACACCCTTTTCCTGGCGGACGAGCGGATTCTGGGTCATGAGGTAGATTACGCCCGGATCAACGCCGGCGTGACGGCGATGCCGCGTGTAGGCCTCAACCCGTATGCTCTTGGTATGCGGCTCTTCAACTATGTCGAAGAGGCGGCGGAGAAGGGACGGTACTCCTTCGACTTCCAGCGTCTGGCGAACCGGGAAGCGAGGAAGCAGTTCGATTCGGGAGCCGGGGGCGGAAAGGAGTACATCCACCGGGTCCGGGAGAACATGTGCGACTTTACCTTCATCAGAACCTTCATCGACCAGGATTTCGTCGACCGCCACAAGCTCTTCGTGGCAGGCAAGCGCCTGAACCAGCAGCGGATGGTGTGGGAGTATTACGTGAAGAGCCGGAAGGCGGAGGACTACAGGCAGATGGTGCTCGATTCTCTCTACCATCCCCCTTTCATCGAAGTGGATCCGCGGAGAAACATCGCGGGGAACCTCTACCTGGTGCATCACTTCGAGGGGAAGCCGCTCGTCAAGGACTACATAGCCGCCACCATGCGGGGAATCGAGTTCTTCTGGGGAGGCCCCGTCATTCTGGAAACCAGTGAAATCGTCCCGCCACCACAAAAGGAACGGGGGGACGCGGCCGAGGGTAAAGAGCCTGAAATCCACTGGCAGCGGGTACGGTATACTATGAAGGACCGGAAACTGGAGCATGAGGCAGCACACGAATCGAGGAGCCGGTAG